The Triticum dicoccoides isolate Atlit2015 ecotype Zavitan chromosome 6A, WEW_v2.0, whole genome shotgun sequence genome has a window encoding:
- the LOC119316273 gene encoding uncharacterized protein LOC119316273 — protein MAGFPLVGPPEAATAAGAAVPTGDAFVDLLDASFNKATETGGAGKALTENSSPTFVSSGDPCLDFFFHVVPGTPAASVASLLAAAWAADPVTALRLVANLRGVRGSGKSDREGFYAAALWLHARHPATLARNAASVAAFGYLKDLPELLHRIVHGGKSTRTPGKKARLEAEGGGFVGRGRGRGRWSGGSSGRKPRSEDRAPPVGSSEERTAASLERDRELAAAAAVSRRAKRAEAAARALEMYSRDSTYRFLHDRTADLFAELLAEDMRKLSVGNVKDFSLAAKWCPSLDSSYDRSTLLCEAIARRLFPRGSSSELGDDLPDAHYAYRAREHLRRAAIVPLRAALKLPEVFISARAWESVVYTRVASVAMKNYKDLFLKHDAERFNAYLADVKSGKKRIAAGALLPHQIIESLGEDGDDGGLADLQWQRMVDDMRALGKLNSCVAVCDVSGSMSGLPMDVCIALGLLVSELTDDPWRGRVITFSEQPNIHMIKGDTLSEKTEFVRNMDWGMNTDFQAVFDKILEVAVGAGLPTEKMVQRVFVFSDMEFDQASANPWETDYEAIVRKFSEAGYGAAVPEIVFWNLRDSKAVPVMSGQKGVALVSGFSKNLLKLFLDGGGTFTPRVVMEKAIAGPEYDQLAVFD, from the coding sequence ATGGCCGGCTTTCCCCTGGTCGGCCCGCCGGAGGCTGCCACCGCAGCGGGCGCGGCGGTACCAACGGGCGACGCGTTCGTGGACCTGCTGGACGCCAGCTTCAACAAGGCGACGGAGACGGGCGGGGCGGGGAAGGCGCTGACGGAGAACTCCTCGCCGACGTTCGTGTCCTCGGGGGACCCCTGCCTCGACTTCTTCTTCCACGTGGTGCCCGGCACGCCGGCCGCCTCCGTCGCCTCGCTGCTCGCCGCCGCCTGGGCCGCCGACCCGGTCACCGCGCTCCGCCTCGTCGCCAACCTCCGCGGCGTGCGGGGGTCCGGCAAGTCCGACCGCGAGGGCTTCTACGCCGCCGCGCTCTGGCTCCACGCCCGCCACCCGGCCACGCTCGCGCGCAacgccgcctccgtcgccgcctTCGGCTACCTCAAGGACCTGCCCGAGCTGCTCCACCGCATCGTGCACGGCGGCAAGTCCACCAGGACCCCCGGCAAGAAggcccgcctcgaggccgagggcgGCGGCTTCGTTGGCCGCGGGCGGGGCAGAGGCCGCTGGAGCGGCGGCTCTAGCGGCCGCAAGCCGCGTAGCGAGGACCGCGCCCCGCCCGTCGGATCTTCGGAGGAGCGCACCGCGGCCAGCCTGGAGCGTGACCGGGAGCTGGCGGCCGCGGCCGCGGTGTCCCGCCGGGCCAAGAGGGCAGAGGCCGCGGCGAGGGCGTTGGAGATGTACAGCCGCGACTCCACGTACCGGTTCCTGCACGACCGCACGGCCGACCTGTTCGCCGAGCTCCTTGCGGAGGACATGCGCAAGCTGTCTGTCGGCAATGTCAAGGATTTCTCGCTCGCGGCCAAGTGGTGCCCGTCGCTGGACTCGTCCTACGACCGCTCCACCCTCCTCTGCGAGGCCATCGCGCGGCGGCTCTTCCCCAGGGGCTCGTCGTCGGAGCTCGGCGACGACCTCCCGGACGCGCACTACGCGTACCGCGCGCGCGAGCACCTCCGCAGAGCGGCCATCGTGCCGCTCCGCGCCGCGCTTAAGCTCCCCGAGGTGTTCATCTCGGCGCGCGCCTGGGAGTCCGTGGTGTACACGCGCGTGGCCTCCGTGGCCATGAAGAACTACAAGGACCTCTTCCTCAAGCACGACGCCGAGCGCTTCAACGCATACCTCGCCGATGTCAAGTCCGGCAAGAAGCGGATCGCCGCGGGCGCGCTGCTCCCGCACCAGATCATCGAGTCCCTCGGCGAGGATGGGGACGACGGCGGACTGGCCGACCTGCAGTGGCAGCGCATGGTCGACGACATGCGCGCCCTCGGCAAGCTCAACAGCTGCGTGGCCGTGTGCGACGTGTCCGGAAGCATGTCCGGCCTGCCCATGGACGTCTGCATCGCGCTTGGCCTCCTCGTGTCCGAGCTCACCGACGACCCGTGGCGCGGCCGCGTGATCACCTTCAGCGAGCAGCCGAACATCCACATGATCAAGGGCGACACCCTCTCCGAAAAGACTGAATTCGTCCGGAACATGGATTGGGGTATGAACACCGACTTCCAGGCAGTGTTCGACAAGATCCTGGAGGTGGCTGTGGGCGCCGGCCTGCCGACGGAGAAGATGGTGCAGCGAGTGTTCGTGTTCAGCGACATGGAGTTCGACCAGGCGTCGGCGAACCCGTGGGAGACAGACTACGAGGCGATCGTGAGGAAGTTCTCGGAAGCTGGCTACGGCGCCGCCGTGCCGGAGATAGTGTTCTGGAACCTGAGGGACTCCAAGGCCGTGCCGGTGATGTCCGGACAGAAGGGGGTGGCGCTCGTCAGCGGGTTCTCCAAGAATTTGCTCAAGCTGTTCCTCGATGGCGGCGGCACGTTCACCCCGAGGGTCGTCATGGAGAAGGCTATCGCCGGCCCGGAGTATGATCAGTTGGCCGTGTTCGATTGA
- the LOC119316272 gene encoding bidirectional sugar transporter SWEET2a-like, translating into MASLGLPGPSSYHDLCCYGAGIAGNIFAFVLFISPLPTFRRIVRNGSTEQFSATPYIYSLLNCLVCMWYALPFVSYGVVLVATVNTIGAAFQLAYTAVFIAYADAKKRLKVSVLLAGVFCVFGLIVYVSMALFDHKPRRTFVGYLSVASLIFMFASPLSIINLVIRTKSVEYMPFYLSLSMSLMSMSFFAYGALLDDFFIYVPNGIGTILGVIQLLLYAYYSRKGSRDEARRPLLVTHT; encoded by the exons ATGGCTTCCCTGGGCTTGCCCGGACCCTCCTCCTACCACGACCTCTGCTGCTACGGCGCAGGAATCGCAG GGAACATCTTTGCCTTCGTGCTCTTCATCTCCCCGCT GCCGACATTCAGGAGGATCGTCCGGAATGGGTCGACGGAGCAGTTCTCGGCCACGCCCTACATCTACTCACTCCTCAACTGCCTCGTCTGCATGTGGTACGCCCTCCCCTTCGTCTCCTACGGCGTCGTCCTGGTCGCCACCGTCAACACCATCGGCGCCGCCTTCCAGCTTGCATACACCGCCGTCTTCATCGCCTACGCCGACGCCAAGAAAAGA CTCAAGGTGTCCGTGCTGCTGGCAGGGGTGTTCTGCGTGTTCGGGCTGATTGTGTATGTCAGTATGGCGCTGTTTGATCACAAGCCTCGGCGAACATTCGTCGGCTATCTCAGCGTGGCGTCCCTCATATTCATGTTCGCATCCCCTCTGTCCATCATT AATTTGGTGATCAGGACCAAGAGCGTGGAGTACATGCCATTTTATTTGTCGCTATCGATGTCCCTGATGAGCATGTCGTTTTTTGCATACGGGGCGCTTCTGGATGACTTCTTCATATAC GTTCCCAATGGCATCGGCACAATCCTAGGTGTCATACAGTTGCTGTTATATGCCTACTACAGTAGAAAAGGATCGAGAGACGAAGCCAGACGGCCATTACTAGTCACACATACATGA